The Streptomyces sp. NBC_01268 genome window below encodes:
- a CDS encoding sensor histidine kinase, producing MDPRSLTPVLRALRLCLHLLMAGLLVLAVLGSESAAAVAAAALTGAVYAAGALLPSVRDSWRAAAVWLGALCAAWLLLLWITPDALWVAFPLYFLQLHLLPVRWSLPAVGLTAGAAILSYVRHGAPLTPGVFIGPLLGAAVAVATVLGYQALYRESERRRCLIEELISTRAELAAAERNAGTLAERERLAREIHDTLAQGLSSIQLLLRAAERALPEGSPAAGHIEEARRAAQENLAEARRFVRALSPPDLEHGSLAGALERLCQTAGPDGPRVRFSVSGTPAELPTPYEVALLRIAQSALANTVRHASASRAEITLSFMGGSVALDVVDDGAGFEPGALRPSSEGGFGLPAMRSRAESLGGAFTVESAPGQGTAVAVTLPLPAAPLPAGADA from the coding sequence GCTGATGGCGGGACTGCTGGTGCTCGCCGTCCTGGGCTCCGAGTCGGCCGCCGCCGTGGCGGCCGCCGCGCTGACCGGCGCGGTCTACGCGGCGGGTGCGCTGCTGCCTTCCGTACGGGACTCGTGGCGGGCCGCCGCGGTGTGGCTGGGCGCCCTGTGCGCGGCCTGGCTGCTGCTGCTCTGGATCACGCCCGACGCGCTGTGGGTGGCCTTCCCGCTCTACTTCCTGCAACTGCACCTGCTGCCGGTGCGCTGGTCGCTACCGGCCGTGGGCCTGACGGCGGGCGCCGCGATCCTGTCGTACGTGCGGCACGGCGCCCCGCTCACCCCGGGGGTGTTCATCGGGCCGCTGCTCGGCGCGGCGGTGGCCGTGGCGACCGTGCTCGGCTACCAGGCGCTGTACCGGGAGAGCGAGCGGCGGCGGTGCCTCATCGAGGAGCTGATCTCCACCCGGGCCGAGCTGGCGGCGGCGGAGCGGAACGCGGGGACGCTCGCCGAGCGCGAGCGGCTCGCCCGGGAGATCCACGACACCCTCGCGCAGGGCCTGTCCTCGATCCAGCTGCTGCTGCGGGCCGCCGAGCGCGCGCTGCCGGAGGGTTCCCCGGCCGCCGGGCACATCGAGGAGGCCCGGCGGGCCGCGCAGGAGAACCTCGCGGAGGCCCGGCGCTTCGTGCGCGCCCTCTCCCCGCCGGACCTGGAGCACGGCTCGCTCGCCGGGGCCCTGGAACGCCTGTGCCAGACGGCCGGGCCGGACGGTCCGCGAGTGCGCTTCTCGGTGAGCGGGACGCCGGCCGAACTGCCCACCCCGTACGAGGTGGCGCTGCTGCGGATCGCGCAGTCGGCGCTCGCCAACACCGTCCGGCACGCCTCGGCCTCGCGGGCGGAGATCACGCTGTCGTTCATGGGCGGTTCGGTGGCCCTGGACGTCGTGGACGACGGCGCGGGCTTCGAGCCCGGCGCGCTGCGGCCCTCCTCGGAGGGCGGCTTCGGGCTGCCCGCGATGCGTTCCCGCGCCGAGTCGCTGGGCGGTGCGTTCACCGTCGAGTCGGCGCCCGGCCAGGGCACCGCCGTGGCCGTCACCCTTCCCCTGCCCGCCGCCCCTCTGCCCGCTGGAGCCGACGCATGA